CTCCGCGTACTGGCGGGAAGCCAGGACCAGGGCGGACGCGCCGTCGGAGAGGGGTGAGGAGTTCCCGGCCGTGATGGTCCCGTCCGTCGCGAAGGCCGCCTTGAGGCCGCTCAGGGTCTCCAGAGTGGTCCCCGGGCGCACCCCTTCGTCGGTGTCCACGATCAGCGGGTCGCCCTTGCGCTGGGCGATGCTGAGCGGCGCGATCTCGTCGGTGAAGACCCCCGCCGCGATGGCGTCGGCCGCGCGGTTGTGGGACGCGGCGGCGACCTCGTCCTGGGCCCGGCGGTCGATGCCGAGCGTGAGATTCAGGCTCTCCGTGGACAGACCCATCGACTGGCCGTCGAAGGCGTCCGTGAGACCGTCGTGCGCGGCGTGGTCAAGCGCCTGCACGGTGCCGTAGTTCCAGCCCTGCCGCGAACCGGGCAGCAGGTGCGGGGCGCGGGTCATGGACTCCTGGCCGCCGGCCACGACGACGTCGGCCTCGCCCGAGCGGATGAGGCGCGCGGCGTCGATCACGGCGGTGAGCCCGGAGAGGCAGACCTTGTTGAGGGTCACCGTGGGCACGTTCCAGCCGAGGCCGGCTCCCACCGAGCTCTGACGGGCCGGATTCTGACCGGCGCCCGCCTGGAGGACCTGCCCCATGATGACCGCGTCGACATCTTCGGGGTCGATCCCCGAGCGCTCCACGGCGGCCTTGATGGCGTGGCTGCCGAGCTGGACGGCGGTCTTGCTGGCGAGCTGTCCGTTCAACCGGCCCTGCGGTGTGCGGGCAGCGGCGAGGATGACAACGTCATTGTTGTTTTCAGTGCTGGACATGGGCCTTCGCTTTCCGTGGTGTGGTTCTCCACCAAGGCTATCGCGTGGTGGCTTCGTCTTCGGCGGCCTGCCAGGATGGTGGGGACAGCAAGGCAGTGAAGGCGATGAAGGAGCACCCCGTGACCGAGTCCACAGCCGGGTCCACAGCCGGAAGCGCATCCCCGGGGACGACCGGTTCCCAGGAGCCCGCGGACCCGCAGGATCGCGTCAGGCGAGCCGCCGCGGAGCGTGGCCTGGAGATCGAGATCCGGGAGCGGCGCGCGGCAGGGTCCCTTCCGGAGGCCGCGGCGCTGCTGGGCATCCCGCCGTCGGGCATCGTCAAGACGCTCGTGGTCAAGCGCTCCGACGGCACCTACCTCTTCGCCCTCGTCCCGGGCGGGCGCGCCATCTCCTGGCCGAAGCTGCGCGCGGTGGTGGGGGTGAACAAGCTGCGTCTGCCGGAGGCCGAACTGGCTTTCGAGGCCACGGGATTCGTGCGGGGCACCATCACCCCCATCGGGAGCACCACCGACTGGCCCGTGGTCGCGGACGAGTCGATCGTGGGCCGGAGGGTGGCCATGGGCGCCGGCGCGCACGGGTACAGCCTGTTCGTCGAGGCCGATGAACTGATCCGGGCCTACGGGGCCACGGTCGCCGACATCACGGTCCCGGAGGACTGACGGCGGCTCGCCGGGCCCCGGCTCGGCTTGACGCGGGCACCGCGACTGAGGTAGACATATTCGTTTCTGTCCTGTATCGTGGATATTTGCGTCTTCCCTCTGTACCTTCGGCCTTCATATAGCGGTGGGCTGGTCGTGTCTGTGGCATTTAAGCAAAGAGTGCTTATGCCGCTCAACGGTCCCGGGTCATATAGCGGTCCCGGTCGGGTGGTGCCAAACGCGTCGTGCGCTTTGGACACTCAATGGGGGAGGGCTGTTCAGCCCGAAGGTCTGTGGAAGGAACCCTCTTGGTCGCCTCGAGCACCCCAAACAATGAAACCGCTACCACTGATGGTGCGACTCGTCGCATCTCATTCGCGAAGATTCACGAGCCGCTTGACGTCCCGAATCTGCTCGCACTCCAGACGGACAGCTTTGACTGGCTGGTAGGGAACGAGCGCTGGCAGGCCAAGGTCGCCGCCGCTGTCGAAGCCGGCGACGAGTCCGTCGCCACGACGTCCGGCCTGGCCGACATCTTCGAAGAGATCTCCCCGATCGAGGATTTCCAGGGCACCATGTCCCTGAGCTTCTCCGACCCGGAGTTCTACGAGCCCAAGTACACCATGGCCGAGTGCAAGGATCGCGACGCGACCTACTCCGCCCCGCTGTACGTCAAGGCTGAGTTCATCAACAACAACACGGGCGAGATCAAGCAGCAGACCGTGTTCATGGGTGACTTCCCGCTGATGACGGAGAAGGGCACCTTCGTGGTCAACGGCACCGAGCGTGTCGTCGTCTCGCAGCTGGTCCGTTCCCCGGGCGCCTACTTCGAGAAGTCCCCGGACAAGACCAGTGACAAGGACATCTACTCGGCCCGCATCATCCCGTCCCGGGGTGCCTGGTTCGAGCTCGAGATCGACAAGCGCGATCAGGTCGGCGTCCGTCTGGACCGCAAGCGCAAGCAGTCCGTCACCGTGCTGCTGAAGGCTCTCGGCTGGACCGAAGGCCAGATCCTGGAGGAGTTCGGCCAGTACGATTCCATGCGCGCCACCCTCGAGAAGGATGCCACGCAGACCCAGGAGGAAGCCCTCCTGGACATCTACCGCAAGCTGCGTCCGGGCGAGCCGCCCACCGTCGAGGCCGCCCAGAACCTTCTGGACAACCTCTACTTCAATGCCAAGCGCTACGATCTGGCCAAGGTCGGCCGTTACAAGATCAACCGCAAGCTCGGCATCGACCGCCCGCTGTCCGACCGTGAGGCCTCCATCCTCCACGTCGAGGACATCGTGGCCATGATCAAGTTCCTCGTGGCACTGCACGCCGGCGAGACCACCATCAAGGGCGTCCGTGACGGCCAGGAAGTGGATCTGCGCGTCGAGGTCGATGACATCGACCACTTCGGCAACCGCCGCATCCGCGCCGTGGGCGAGCTCATCGAGAACCAGGTCCGCACGGGTCTGTCCCGTATGGAGCGCGTGGTCCGCGAACGCATGACCACGCAGGACGTCGAGGCCATCACGCCGCAGTCGCTGATCAACATCCGCCCGGTGGTGGCAGCCATCAAGGAGTTCTTCGGAACCTCGCAGCTGTCCCAGTTCATGGACCAGAACAACCCGCTCTCGGGCCTGACCCACAAGCGCCGTCTCTCGGCTCTTGGCCCGGGTGGTCTGTCCCGTGACCGTGCCGGCATGGAAGTCCGTGACGTGCACCCGTCCCACTACGGCCGCATGTGCCCCATCGAGACCCCTGAAGGCCCGAACATCGGTCTGATCGGCTCGCTGGCCTCCTACGGCCGCATCAACGCCTTCGGTTTCATCGAGACCCCGTACCGCAAGGTGGCCAACGGTGTCGTCAGCGACCAGGTCGAGTACCTGACCGCCGATGACGAGGCCGAGGTCGTCATCGCCCAGGCGAACGCGCCGCTGGACGCCGACAACCGCTTCACCGAGGACACCGTCCTCGTCCGTGAGCGCGGCGGTGGAGGCGAGCCCGTGCTCATCCCGGCCGAGGACGTGCAGTACATGGACGTTTCTCCGCGCCAGATGGTGTCCGTGGCGACCGCTCTGATCCCGTTCCTGGAGCACGACGACGCCAACCGCGCCCTCATGGGTGCGAACATGCAGCGTCAGGCCGTGCCGCTGGTCCGCGCCGAGGCCCCCTTCGTGGGCACCGGCATGGAGCGCGCCGCAGCCGTGGACGCCGGCGACGTCGTGGTGGCCAAGAAGGCCGGTGTGGTCTCCGAGGTCTCCGCCGACCTCGTGGTCATGCTGAACGACGACGGCACCGAGACGAGCTACCGCATCGGTAAGTTCTCCCGGTCCAACCAGGGCAACTGCTACAACCACCGCGTTCTGGTGGATGAAGGCCAGCGCCTCGAGGTCGGCGGCATCATCGCCGACGGTCCCTCCACGGACCAGGGTGAGCTCTCCCTGGGACGCAACCTCCTGGTCGCGTTCATGTCCTGGGAAGGCCACAACTTCGAGGATGCCATCATCCTGTCCCAGCGCCTGGTGGCCGAGGACGTCCTGTCCTCCATCCACATCGAGGAGCACGAGATCGATGCCCGCGACACCAAGCTCGGTGCCGAGGAGATCACCCGTGACATCCCGAACGTCTCCGAAGAGGTCCTGGCGGGCCTGGACGAGCGTGGCATCATCCACATCGGCGCCGAGGTCGAGGCCGGGGACATCCTGGTCGGCAAGGTCACCCCGAAGGGCGAGACCGAGCTGACCCCGGAGGAGCGCCTTCTGCGCGCCATCTTCGGTGAGAAGTCCCGCGAAGTGCGTGACACCTCCCTGAAGGTGCCCCACGGCGAGTCCGGCACCGTGATCGGTGTCCGCGTCTTCGACCGCGACAACGACGACGAGCTGCCCCCGGGCGTGAACCAGCTGGTGCGCGTCTACGTGGCCGCGAAGCGCAAGATCACGGACGGCGACAAGCTCGCCGGCCGTCACGGCAACAAGGGTGTCATCTCCAAGATCCTGCCGATCGAGGACATGCCGTTCCTGGCGGACGGCACCCCGGTCGACGTGGTCCTGAACCCGTTGGGCGTCCCGGGCCGAATGAACGTCGGCCAGGTGCTGGAAACGCACCTGGGCTGGGTCGCGAAGACCGGCTGGAAGATCGAGGGCGAGCCGGAGTGGGTCAAGAACCTTCCGAACCTGCCCCGTGAGACCGCGCCGAACCAGACCCTGGCCACCCCGGTGTTCGACGGTGCACGGGAAGAGGAGATCGCAGGCCTGCTGAACTCCACCAACGTGACCCGTGACGGTGACCGTCTGATCGACGCCTCCGGAAAGACCCGTCTGTTCGACGGCCGTTCCGGCGAGCCGTTCCCGGACCCGATCTCCGTGGGCTACATGTACATCCTGAAGCTCCACCACCTGGTGGACGACAAGATCCACGCCCGGTCCACCGGTCCGTACTCCATGATCACGCAGCAGCCGCTGGGCGGTAAGGCCCAGTTCGGCGGTCAGCGCTTCGGTGAGATGGAAGTGTGGGCGCTGGAGGCCTATGGCGCGGCGTACACGCTCCAGGAGCTCCTCACCATCAAGTCTGACGATATCCACGGCCGCGTGAAGGTGTACGAGGCGATCGTCAAGGGCGAGAACATCCCGGAGCCGGGCGTTCCCGAATCCTTCAAGGTTCTGATCAAGGAAATGCAGTCGCTCTGCCTGAACGTGGAGGTCCTCTCCACCGACGGCACCACGATCGAGATGCGTGACTCTGACGATGCAGTCTTCACGGCTGCCGAAGAACTGGGCATCGATCTGTCCCGCGCAGAGCCCAGTTCCGTCGAAGAGGTGTAGTGACGTGCGGCGGCGGCTCTGGCCGCCGCTGCACCCCACCTCTTCCTGACAGTCAAGACTTAGAGACAAGAGAGAACAGGATTCCATGTCCAGCGAATCTTCCTTCGGCCTCATGCAGATCGGCCTGGCCACTGCGGATGACATCCGTGACTGGTCCTATGGCGAAGTCAAGAAGCCGGAAACCATCAACTACCGCACCCTGAAGCCGGAGAAGGACGGTCTTTTCTGCGAAAAGATCTTCGGTCCTTCCCGTGACTGGGAGTGCTACTGCGGCAAGTACAAGCGCGTGCGCTTCAAGGGCATCATCTGTGAGCGCTGTGGCGTCGAGGTCACTCGTGCCAAGGTGCGCCGTGAGCGCATGGGCCACATCGAGCTCGCCGCTCCCGTCACCCACATCTGGTACTTCAAGGGCGTTCCGTCCCGTCTGGGGTACCTGCTCGACCTGGCGCCGAAGGACCTCGAAAAGGTCATCTACTTCGCCGCCTACATGATCACCAGCGTTGACGAGGAGAACCGTCACGCCGAACTGCCGAACCTCCAGATCGAGCACGACGTGGAGAAGAAGCAGCTGATCGACACCCGCGACGCCGACATCGCGGCGATCGCCCGTGACCTCGAGGACGAGCTTGCCCGCCTCGAGGGCGAAGGCGCCAAGGCCGCCGACAAGAAGAAGGCCCGCGACTCCGCCGACCGTCAGATGGCGAACGTCCGCAAGCGTGCGGACGCCGACATCGAGCGCCTCGAGCAGGTCTGGGACCGCTTCAAGAACCTCAAGGTCGCCGACCTCGAGGGCGACGAGGGCCTGTACCGCGAGCTGCGTGACCGTTACGGCATGTACTTCGAGGGCTCCATGGGCGCCGAGGCGATCAAGAAGCGCCTCGAGACCTTCGACCTCGCTGCCGAGGCCGAGCTGCTGAAGGACATCATCCAGAACGGCAAGGGCCAGCGGAAGACCCGTGCGCTCAAGCGCCTCAAGGTCGTCAACGCCTTCCTCACCACGGACAACAGCCCGCTGGGCATGGTCCTGGACGCCGTCCCGGTGATCCCGCCGGAACTGCGCCCGATGGTGCAGCTGGACGGTGGCCGATTCGCGACCTCCGACCTCAACGACCTGTACCGCCGCGTGATCAACCGCAACAACCGCCTCAAGCGTCTGCTTGAGCTGGGTGCTCCGGAGATCATCGTGAACAACGAAAAGCGCATGCTGCAGGAAGCTGTCGACAACCTCTTCGACAACGGCCGTCGTGGCCGGCCCGTCACGGGTCCGGGCAACCGTCCGCTGAAGTCCCTGAGCGAGATGCTCAAGGGCAAGCAGGGTCGTTTCCGCCAGAACCTCCTCGGCAAGCGCGTCGACTACTCGGGCCGTTCGGTCATCGTCGTCGGCCCGCAGCTGAAGCTGCACCAGTGTGGTCTGCCCAAGCAGATGGCCCTGGAGCTCTTCAAGCCGTTCGTGATGAAGCGCCTCGTGGACCTCAACCACGCGCAGAACATCAAGAGCGCGAAGCGCATGGTCGAGCGTTACCGTCCGCAGGTCTGGGACGTGCTGGAAGAGATCATCACCGAACACCCGGTGCTGCTCAACCGTGCACCCACCCTGCACCGTCTGGGCATCCAGGCCTTCGAGCCGCAGCTCGTGGAGGGCAAGGCCATCCAGCTGCACCCGCTCGTGTGCGCCGCCTTCAACGCGGACTTCGACGGCGACCAGATGGCTGTGCACCTGCCCCTGAGCCCCGAGGCCCAGGCTGAGGCACGCATCCTGATGCTGTCCTCGAACAACATCCTGAAGCCGTCCGACGGCCGCCCCGTGACCCTCCCGTCGCAGGACATGATCATCGGTCTCTACCACCTGACCACCAAGCGTGTGGGCTCTGCTGGTGAAGGCCGGATCTTCTCCTCCGTCTCCGAGGCGATCATGGCGTTCGACGCGCGGGAACTCCACCTGAACTCCAAGGTGAAGATCCGCCTGGACAACTTCGTGCCGTACGAAGGCTGGGAAGGCCCCGAGGGCTGGGAGCCGGGTCAGCCTGTGCTGGTCGAGACGTCCCTGGGACAGGTCATCTTCAATGACACCCTGCCCGCGGACTACCCCTGGGTCGAGGCGGTCGCCGACAAGGGCGAGCTCTCCCGGATCGTCAACGATCTGGCCGAGCGTTACCCCAAGGTCGTCACCGCCGCGACGCTGGACAACCTCAAGGACGCCGGTTTCTACTGGGCCACGCGCTCCGGTGTGACCGTCGCCGTGTCCGACATCGAGGTCCCGGCCGCCAAGCCGGAGATCCTCGCGGGCTACGAGGAGAAGGCCGCGAAGATCCAGAGCCAGTACGACAAGGGTCTGATCGACGAGGACGAGCGCCGTCAGGAGCTCATCGAGCTCTGGGGCAAGGCCACGGACGAGGTCGCCTCGGTCATGCGCAAGTCGCTGTCCCCGATGAACACCATCAACCGCATGGTGTCCTCCGGTGCCCGTGGTAACTGGATGCAGGTCCGTCAGATCGCGGGTATCCGTGGCCTCGTGGCCAACCCCCGTGGTGAGATCATCCCGCGTCCGATCAAGTCCTCCTACCGTGAGGGCCTGTCCGTGCTCGAGTACTTCATCGCGACGCACGGTGCCCGTAAGGGTCTGGCCGACACCGCTCTGCGTACCGCCAACTCGGGTTACCTGACCCGTCGTCTGGTGGACGTCTCGCAGGACGTCATCGTCCGCGAGGCCGACTGTGGCACCGAGCGTGGTCTGGTGACCCCGATCGCCCTGGTCGACGAGAACGGTGAGTTGCGTCTGGACGAGAACGTCGAGAACAGCGCCTACGCCCGCACCCTGGCCGTCGACGTCGTCGACGCCGAGGGCAATGTGCTGGCCGCCGGTGGCAGTGACTGCGGTGACGTCGTCATCGCCGAGCTGTTCGCCGCGGGCATCACCGAGGTCAAGGTCCGCTCCGTGCTGACCTGTGAGTCCACGGTGGGCACCTGTGCTCTCTGCTACGGCCGTTCGCTGGCCACCGGCAAGACCGTGGACATCGGCGAGGCTGTCGGCATCATCGCCGCTCAGTCCATCGGTGAGCCCGGCACGCAGCTGACCATGCGTACCTTCCACACGGGTGGTGCCGTGTCCGCCGGCGGTGGCGACGACATCACCCAGGGTCTGCCCCGTATCCAGGAGCTCTTCGAGGCTCGCACCCCGAAGGGTGTGGCCCCGATCTCCGAGGCTGCCGGCCGCGTGAGCATCGAGGAAGGTGAGAACTCGGTCCGCATCGTCGTCACTCCTGACGACGGCACGGAGGAGCTGGCTTACCCGATCCTGCGCCGTTCCCGTCTGCTGGTCGCCGATGGCGAGCACGTCTCGGTGGGTCAGAAGCTCGTCCAGGGTCCGGTGGACCCGAAGCAGGTGCTGCGCATCATGGGCCCCCGTGCCGCGCAGAAGTTCCTGGTGGACGAGGTTCAGGGCGTGTACCGCAGCCAGGGCATCGGCATCCACGACAAGCACGTGGAGGTCATCGTCCGCCAGATGCTGCGTCGCGTCACCGTGATCGAGTCCGGCGATTCGGATCTGCTGCCCGGCGAGCTCGCCGAGCGTGGCCGCTTCGAAGGCGAGAACCGCCGCGTGGTGTCCGAGGGCAAGAAGCCGGCCTCCGGCCGTCCCGAGCTCATGGGCATCACCAAGGCGTCGCTCGCCACCGAGTCGTGGCTGTCGGCCGCTTCCTTCCAGGAGACCACCCGGGTACTCACCCAGGCGGCCATGGAAGGCAAGAGCGACCCGCTGCTGGGCCTCAAGGAGAACGTCATCATCGGTAAGCTCATCCCGGCCGGCACCGGCCTGCCGCGCTACACCGATGTCAGCGTCGAGCCGACGGAGGAGGCCAAGGCGAGCATCTTCTCCGCTCAGGCCTCGTTCAGCGACTTCTCCTACGACCCCATGGGTGTCGACGGTGGCAGCGAGTTCCACGCCATCCCGCTGGATGACTACGACCTCGGCGGCGACTACCGCTAAGGATCGCAGCGCATCTGATGCGTGACAGGGAGGGCCTCACCGGATTCCGGTGGGGCCCTCCCGCGTTTCCGTGAACCCGGGCGCCCGGCGCTTCCGGTGAGGGGCCGACGACGGCGGCCAGGCGCCGTCGTCGGCCCCGGGGGAAGTGTCACGGGAGAGGGGAGCGCGGCCCAGCGCCCGACCGCCCGCGATTCACGGGAGCAGGCGCCGCCGTGGTACAGTTGATCTGATTGATTTACGTGGCAGCGGACACCGTCCATGTTGTGGGGAACTTGCACAACGAATGCCACGATTTTGCATGCCTGGGGCCCTTGCGGATTGTTCGGATCGGGGCCGGGCGTGCATCTCTTTGAAGTGCTTCGCCCTGGCGTTCCTGTGGTTCAGTCCGCAGACTGACAGGCCGGGGCAAAGCAAATGGGGAGCGGCTGGGAACGGCCGCTCCAGATGATGGAGAACACGAACAGTGCCTACTATTCAGCAGCTGGTCCGTAAGGGCCGCACGCCGAAGGTCTCCAAGACCAAGGCTCCTGCCCTTAAGGGCAGCCCGATGCGCCGCGGCGTCTGCACCCGCGTCTACACCACCACCCCGAAGAAGCCGAACTCGGCTCTCCGTAAGGTCGCCCGTGTCCGCCTCAACGGCGGCGTCGAGGTCACCGCGTACATCCCGGGTGTGGGTCACAACCTGCAGGAACACTCCATCGTGCTGGTGCGCGGTGGTCGTGTGAAGGACCTCCCCGGCGTTCGCTACAAGATCGTCCGTGGTGCCCTCGACACCCAGGGTGTGAAGAACCGCAAGCAGGCTCGCAGCCGCTACGGCGCAAAGATGGAGAAGAAGTAATATGCCTCGCAAGGGTCCGGCCCCCAAGCGGCCGCTCGTTTCGGATCCGGTTTACGGTTCCCCGCTGGTCACCCAGCTGATCAACAAGGTTCTCGTGGACGGCAAGAAGTCCACCGCCGAGCGCATCGTCTACGGTGCCCTTGAAGGTGCCCGCGAGAAGAACGGCAACGATCCCGTCGCCACCCTGAAGAAGGCCATGGACAACATCAAGCCGAGCCTTGAGGTCAAGTCCCGCCGTGTCGGTGGCGCCACCTACCAGGTTCCGGTCGAGGTCAAGCCGGGTCGCGCCACGGCGCTGGCCCTGCGCTGGCTCGTCGGTTACTCCAAGGCCCGTCGTGAGAAGACCATGACCGAGCGCCTCCGCAACGAGATCCTGGATGCCTCCAACGGTCTCGGCGCCGCCGTGAAGCGTCGCGAAGACACCCACAAGATGGCCGAGTCCAACAAGGCCTTCGCCCACTAC
This portion of the Arthrobacter woluwensis genome encodes:
- a CDS encoding acetyl-CoA C-acetyltransferase; amino-acid sequence: MSSTENNNDVVILAAARTPQGRLNGQLASKTAVQLGSHAIKAAVERSGIDPEDVDAVIMGQVLQAGAGQNPARQSSVGAGLGWNVPTVTLNKVCLSGLTAVIDAARLIRSGEADVVVAGGQESMTRAPHLLPGSRQGWNYGTVQALDHAAHDGLTDAFDGQSMGLSTESLNLTLGIDRRAQDEVAAASHNRAADAIAAGVFTDEIAPLSIAQRKGDPLIVDTDEGVRPGTTLETLSGLKAAFATDGTITAGNSSPLSDGASALVLASRQYAEDHGLDYLAVVGSPGQVAGPDNSLHSQPSHAIQAALRRAGWETGDLDFIEINEAFGSVAVQSLKDLDYPLDRCNIHGGAIALGHPIGASGARLALHAAFELKRRGHGKAAVALCGGGGQGEALLLYRD
- a CDS encoding aminoacyl-tRNA deacylase, whose product is MKEHPVTESTAGSTAGSASPGTTGSQEPADPQDRVRRAAAERGLEIEIRERRAAGSLPEAAALLGIPPSGIVKTLVVKRSDGTYLFALVPGGRAISWPKLRAVVGVNKLRLPEAELAFEATGFVRGTITPIGSTTDWPVVADESIVGRRVAMGAGAHGYSLFVEADELIRAYGATVADITVPED
- the rpoB gene encoding DNA-directed RNA polymerase subunit beta yields the protein MVASSTPNNETATTDGATRRISFAKIHEPLDVPNLLALQTDSFDWLVGNERWQAKVAAAVEAGDESVATTSGLADIFEEISPIEDFQGTMSLSFSDPEFYEPKYTMAECKDRDATYSAPLYVKAEFINNNTGEIKQQTVFMGDFPLMTEKGTFVVNGTERVVVSQLVRSPGAYFEKSPDKTSDKDIYSARIIPSRGAWFELEIDKRDQVGVRLDRKRKQSVTVLLKALGWTEGQILEEFGQYDSMRATLEKDATQTQEEALLDIYRKLRPGEPPTVEAAQNLLDNLYFNAKRYDLAKVGRYKINRKLGIDRPLSDREASILHVEDIVAMIKFLVALHAGETTIKGVRDGQEVDLRVEVDDIDHFGNRRIRAVGELIENQVRTGLSRMERVVRERMTTQDVEAITPQSLINIRPVVAAIKEFFGTSQLSQFMDQNNPLSGLTHKRRLSALGPGGLSRDRAGMEVRDVHPSHYGRMCPIETPEGPNIGLIGSLASYGRINAFGFIETPYRKVANGVVSDQVEYLTADDEAEVVIAQANAPLDADNRFTEDTVLVRERGGGGEPVLIPAEDVQYMDVSPRQMVSVATALIPFLEHDDANRALMGANMQRQAVPLVRAEAPFVGTGMERAAAVDAGDVVVAKKAGVVSEVSADLVVMLNDDGTETSYRIGKFSRSNQGNCYNHRVLVDEGQRLEVGGIIADGPSTDQGELSLGRNLLVAFMSWEGHNFEDAIILSQRLVAEDVLSSIHIEEHEIDARDTKLGAEEITRDIPNVSEEVLAGLDERGIIHIGAEVEAGDILVGKVTPKGETELTPEERLLRAIFGEKSREVRDTSLKVPHGESGTVIGVRVFDRDNDDELPPGVNQLVRVYVAAKRKITDGDKLAGRHGNKGVISKILPIEDMPFLADGTPVDVVLNPLGVPGRMNVGQVLETHLGWVAKTGWKIEGEPEWVKNLPNLPRETAPNQTLATPVFDGAREEEIAGLLNSTNVTRDGDRLIDASGKTRLFDGRSGEPFPDPISVGYMYILKLHHLVDDKIHARSTGPYSMITQQPLGGKAQFGGQRFGEMEVWALEAYGAAYTLQELLTIKSDDIHGRVKVYEAIVKGENIPEPGVPESFKVLIKEMQSLCLNVEVLSTDGTTIEMRDSDDAVFTAAEELGIDLSRAEPSSVEEV
- a CDS encoding DNA-directed RNA polymerase subunit beta', with product MSSESSFGLMQIGLATADDIRDWSYGEVKKPETINYRTLKPEKDGLFCEKIFGPSRDWECYCGKYKRVRFKGIICERCGVEVTRAKVRRERMGHIELAAPVTHIWYFKGVPSRLGYLLDLAPKDLEKVIYFAAYMITSVDEENRHAELPNLQIEHDVEKKQLIDTRDADIAAIARDLEDELARLEGEGAKAADKKKARDSADRQMANVRKRADADIERLEQVWDRFKNLKVADLEGDEGLYRELRDRYGMYFEGSMGAEAIKKRLETFDLAAEAELLKDIIQNGKGQRKTRALKRLKVVNAFLTTDNSPLGMVLDAVPVIPPELRPMVQLDGGRFATSDLNDLYRRVINRNNRLKRLLELGAPEIIVNNEKRMLQEAVDNLFDNGRRGRPVTGPGNRPLKSLSEMLKGKQGRFRQNLLGKRVDYSGRSVIVVGPQLKLHQCGLPKQMALELFKPFVMKRLVDLNHAQNIKSAKRMVERYRPQVWDVLEEIITEHPVLLNRAPTLHRLGIQAFEPQLVEGKAIQLHPLVCAAFNADFDGDQMAVHLPLSPEAQAEARILMLSSNNILKPSDGRPVTLPSQDMIIGLYHLTTKRVGSAGEGRIFSSVSEAIMAFDARELHLNSKVKIRLDNFVPYEGWEGPEGWEPGQPVLVETSLGQVIFNDTLPADYPWVEAVADKGELSRIVNDLAERYPKVVTAATLDNLKDAGFYWATRSGVTVAVSDIEVPAAKPEILAGYEEKAAKIQSQYDKGLIDEDERRQELIELWGKATDEVASVMRKSLSPMNTINRMVSSGARGNWMQVRQIAGIRGLVANPRGEIIPRPIKSSYREGLSVLEYFIATHGARKGLADTALRTANSGYLTRRLVDVSQDVIVREADCGTERGLVTPIALVDENGELRLDENVENSAYARTLAVDVVDAEGNVLAAGGSDCGDVVIAELFAAGITEVKVRSVLTCESTVGTCALCYGRSLATGKTVDIGEAVGIIAAQSIGEPGTQLTMRTFHTGGAVSAGGGDDITQGLPRIQELFEARTPKGVAPISEAAGRVSIEEGENSVRIVVTPDDGTEELAYPILRRSRLLVADGEHVSVGQKLVQGPVDPKQVLRIMGPRAAQKFLVDEVQGVYRSQGIGIHDKHVEVIVRQMLRRVTVIESGDSDLLPGELAERGRFEGENRRVVSEGKKPASGRPELMGITKASLATESWLSAASFQETTRVLTQAAMEGKSDPLLGLKENVIIGKLIPAGTGLPRYTDVSVEPTEEAKASIFSAQASFSDFSYDPMGVDGGSEFHAIPLDDYDLGGDYR
- the rpsL gene encoding 30S ribosomal protein S12; protein product: MPTIQQLVRKGRTPKVSKTKAPALKGSPMRRGVCTRVYTTTPKKPNSALRKVARVRLNGGVEVTAYIPGVGHNLQEHSIVLVRGGRVKDLPGVRYKIVRGALDTQGVKNRKQARSRYGAKMEKK
- the rpsG gene encoding 30S ribosomal protein S7; translated protein: MPRKGPAPKRPLVSDPVYGSPLVTQLINKVLVDGKKSTAERIVYGALEGAREKNGNDPVATLKKAMDNIKPSLEVKSRRVGGATYQVPVEVKPGRATALALRWLVGYSKARREKTMTERLRNEILDASNGLGAAVKRREDTHKMAESNKAFAHYRW